The Aliiroseovarius pelagivivens genome contains a region encoding:
- a CDS encoding hemolysin family protein: MGDTADGSSKAAQSALQDETTHHRPGFFSRIFGARSSSRPRQVAPTGVAPAGNGTLPMAAPGMVNLRRMRVEDVMIPKSEIVSAPVDILKDELVDEFRESGLSRLPVFDGTLDSPIGMVHLKDLALNHGFNGKPGNKSARFVLRDLIRPLLFVPPSMPIGVLLQKMQTERIHMALVIDEYGGVDGLVTIEDLIEQVIGEIEDEHDLEEGALWVEEKPGCYLVEAKTPLDEFETATGVRLQHEEADDDEIETLGGLVFVLCGQVPARGEVIAHPGGAEIEVVDADPRRIKRLRLRVPGPMPAAHAVAEASADDASSKNA; this comes from the coding sequence ATGGGCGACACCGCAGACGGATCTTCTAAAGCAGCGCAGAGCGCGCTGCAGGATGAAACAACACATCACAGGCCGGGGTTCTTCAGCCGCATCTTTGGTGCGCGCAGTTCGAGCCGACCGCGTCAGGTTGCGCCCACTGGCGTTGCACCAGCTGGAAATGGTACGCTTCCCATGGCAGCTCCGGGTATGGTTAACCTCCGCCGGATGCGTGTCGAAGATGTCATGATCCCGAAATCCGAGATCGTGTCCGCCCCGGTGGATATCCTGAAAGACGAGCTGGTCGATGAGTTCCGCGAAAGCGGCCTGTCGCGTCTTCCAGTGTTTGATGGCACGCTGGACAGCCCCATCGGTATGGTCCACCTGAAAGACCTTGCTCTGAACCACGGTTTCAATGGCAAGCCCGGCAATAAATCCGCCCGCTTTGTCCTGCGTGATCTGATCCGCCCGTTGCTGTTCGTACCGCCCTCGATGCCGATCGGAGTATTGTTGCAGAAAATGCAGACCGAACGAATTCACATGGCGCTGGTGATTGATGAATATGGCGGCGTGGACGGGCTTGTGACCATCGAAGACCTGATCGAACAGGTCATCGGCGAGATCGAGGATGAACACGACCTTGAGGAAGGTGCGTTGTGGGTCGAGGAAAAGCCGGGTTGCTATCTGGTTGAAGCCAAGACGCCCTTGGACGAGTTCGAAACGGCAACCGGCGTGCGTCTTCAGCATGAAGAAGCCGACGACGACGAGATCGAAACGCTTGGCGGGTTGGTGTTTGTCCTGTGCGGTCAAGTGCCCGCACGCGGCGAAGTGATCGCACATCCCGGCGGGGCTGAAATCGAAGTCGTCGACGCAGACCCACGTCGCATCAAGCGTCTGCGACTGCGTGTTCCGGGCCCGATGCCCGCAGCCCACGCGGTTGCCGAGGCCAGCGCGGATGACGCGTCTTCTAAGAATGCCTGA
- the lnt gene encoding apolipoprotein N-acyltransferase — MPDIDARVARLAARPRVRVIALLLAGAVAALGQAPFLIWATTLVGLLTAFLMWRHSRSPRAAALQGWLFGLGYFTVTMSWLVNPFFVEPDRHGWMAPFALLGMAGGLALLWALGWGLARWLAGDSRLGWIYWPVGLGAAELLRGALFTGFPWGGPGLAWIDTPLAQIASLVGVSGLSVLTALWVAMLAVAVIGRRRNGIVGVTALSLILGLVAALSSNPLPEDTPHTLRLIQPNAPQHKKWDPDFAESFVRLQLDLTATPPEDARPNLIIWPETSVPYLLQHAQLLFPLVAEAAAGSPVLMGIQRGEGQRYFNSLVQVNSDGIARPVYDKHHLVPFGEYVPLGDAMARIGIRAFAAQYGQGYSAGPGPVVFDMGALGKVLPLICYEAVFPRDIRNAPERPDWILQATNDAWFGDFSGPQQHLVQARFRAIEFGLPVIRVANTGISAAIDVRGQVRSSLDLGQAGYLDARLPGTGSETLYARVGDLPLGFLLICVALVAILGRRRFLH; from the coding sequence ATGCCTGACATTGACGCCCGCGTGGCGCGATTGGCTGCGCGCCCGCGGGTGCGAGTCATTGCGTTGCTCTTGGCGGGTGCTGTTGCCGCATTGGGGCAAGCCCCGTTTCTGATCTGGGCGACGACGCTGGTGGGACTTCTGACCGCGTTTCTGATGTGGCGACACAGCCGGTCTCCGCGTGCAGCCGCGCTTCAGGGCTGGCTCTTCGGACTTGGCTATTTCACAGTCACGATGAGCTGGCTGGTCAATCCGTTCTTCGTCGAACCAGACCGTCACGGTTGGATGGCCCCCTTTGCGCTTCTCGGTATGGCGGGCGGACTCGCCTTGCTCTGGGCGCTGGGCTGGGGGTTGGCGCGTTGGCTTGCCGGTGACAGCCGCCTCGGTTGGATTTACTGGCCCGTGGGGCTCGGCGCGGCCGAACTTTTGCGTGGTGCGCTGTTTACCGGATTTCCGTGGGGCGGGCCGGGGCTTGCATGGATCGATACGCCATTGGCGCAGATCGCAAGTCTTGTTGGTGTGTCGGGGCTAAGCGTTCTGACCGCGCTTTGGGTTGCCATGTTGGCGGTTGCAGTGATTGGTCGACGTCGCAATGGCATTGTCGGGGTGACAGCTTTGTCTCTGATTTTGGGTCTGGTCGCAGCGCTGTCGTCAAACCCGCTGCCCGAGGACACACCTCATACATTGCGCCTGATCCAACCTAATGCGCCCCAGCACAAGAAATGGGATCCGGACTTTGCCGAGAGCTTCGTCCGTCTTCAGTTGGATCTGACCGCAACTCCGCCCGAAGACGCGCGTCCGAACTTGATCATCTGGCCCGAAACCTCGGTGCCCTATTTGTTGCAGCATGCCCAACTTCTGTTCCCGCTTGTGGCCGAAGCCGCCGCTGGTTCGCCCGTCTTGATGGGCATCCAGAGGGGCGAGGGGCAGCGGTATTTCAACAGTCTGGTGCAGGTGAATTCGGACGGCATTGCCCGCCCGGTCTATGACAAACACCACCTTGTTCCCTTTGGTGAATACGTCCCGCTTGGCGATGCGATGGCCCGCATTGGTATCCGAGCCTTCGCCGCGCAATATGGACAGGGCTATTCGGCAGGGCCGGGGCCAGTTGTGTTCGACATGGGGGCACTGGGTAAGGTGTTGCCGTTGATCTGTTACGAGGCGGTTTTCCCCCGTGATATCCGCAACGCCCCCGAGCGGCCCGACTGGATTTTGCAAGCAACGAATGATGCGTGGTTCGGTGATTTCTCGGGCCCGCAGCAGCACTTGGTACAAGCCCGCTTTCGTGCGATTGAATTTGGCCTGCCTGTCATCCGCGTGGCCAATACGGGGATCAGTGCCGCAATCGACGTGCGGGGGCAGGTCCGATCGTCGCTGGATCTGGGGCAGGCAGGTTACCTTGATGCACGATTGCCCGGGACCGGCTCTGAAACGCTATACGCGCGTGTCGGGGACCTTCCGCTCGGTTTTTTGTTGATCTGCGTCGCTCTCGTGGCCATTCTGGGGCGTAGACGCTTTTTACATTGA
- the metK gene encoding methionine adenosyltransferase — protein sequence MSRQNYTFTSESVSEGHPDKVCDRISDAVLDAFLAEEPHARVACETFATSGMVVIGGEVGLSDPERLKVMMGSIAQIARDCIRDIGYEQEQFHWNTCRVMNFLHEQSAHIAQGVDRDGAGDQGIMFGYAVNETPELMPAPIQYAHAILKRLAEVRKNGTEPTLGPDAKSQLSLRYEDGKPVEVTSIVLSTQHLDESMTSDDVRAVVEPYIREVVPSDWINGGTEWHVNPTGKFVIGGPDGDAGLTGRKIIVDTYGGAAPHGGGAFSGKDPTKVDRSAAYAARYLAKNIVAAGMAERCTLQLSYAIGVAKPLSIYVDTHGTGEVDEAGIERAVAQVMDLTPRGIREHLGLNKPIFERTAAYGHFGRAPEADGGFSWEKVDLVEKLKKAV from the coding sequence ATGTCACGACAGAACTACACCTTCACTTCGGAAAGTGTGTCCGAAGGCCACCCAGATAAAGTTTGCGACCGGATTTCAGACGCTGTGCTGGATGCGTTCCTAGCGGAAGAGCCGCACGCACGCGTCGCATGCGAAACCTTTGCCACCAGCGGCATGGTTGTCATCGGCGGCGAAGTCGGATTGTCCGACCCAGAGCGCCTCAAAGTGATGATGGGCTCGATCGCGCAGATCGCCCGCGACTGCATTCGCGACATTGGGTACGAGCAGGAACAATTCCACTGGAACACCTGCCGGGTTATGAATTTCCTGCACGAACAGTCGGCCCATATCGCCCAGGGCGTGGACCGTGATGGCGCAGGCGATCAGGGGATCATGTTCGGCTATGCTGTGAATGAAACACCCGAACTGATGCCCGCCCCGATTCAGTATGCGCACGCTATTCTGAAGCGCCTTGCTGAGGTGCGTAAAAACGGAACCGAGCCGACACTTGGCCCGGATGCGAAATCGCAACTCTCGCTGCGGTATGAAGATGGCAAACCGGTCGAGGTCACCTCGATCGTGCTGTCCACCCAACACCTCGACGAATCCATGACCAGCGACGACGTACGCGCCGTGGTCGAGCCCTACATTCGCGAAGTCGTTCCATCCGACTGGATCAACGGTGGCACGGAATGGCACGTGAACCCGACTGGCAAGTTTGTGATCGGCGGGCCGGATGGTGACGCGGGTCTGACAGGCCGCAAGATCATCGTCGACACCTATGGCGGTGCAGCCCCGCATGGCGGCGGTGCATTCTCGGGTAAAGATCCGACGAAAGTGGACCGCTCGGCCGCTTACGCTGCGCGCTATCTTGCGAAAAACATCGTTGCCGCCGGCATGGCCGAACGCTGCACCCTGCAGCTGTCCTATGCCATCGGCGTGGCCAAACCCTTGTCGATCTATGTCGACACGCACGGCACCGGTGAAGTGGATGAAGCAGGTATCGAACGTGCCGTAGCGCAGGTCATGGACCTGACCCCGCGCGGCATTCGCGAGCATCTGGGCCTGAACAAGCCAATCTTCGAGCGCACCGCCGCTTACGGTCACTTTGGCCGTGCCCCCGAGGCCGATGGTGGCTTCAGCTGGGAAAAAGTTGATCTGGTTGAGAAGTTGAAAAAAGCCGTCTGA
- the trmB gene encoding tRNA (guanine(46)-N(7))-methyltransferase TrmB: protein MTQDDASQNKHRSGAPWRNFYGRLKGKGLRDSQQTYLDEDLAALSPGAVGWEENPDRTPLDLKALFGDKPVWLETGFGGGEHMVHQAATYPDMGIIGCEPYINGVAMLLGKIRDAGCENVAVHPGDVRDLFDVLPPESIDKAFLLYPDPWPKKRHHRRRFVTPEYLEPFHKVLKPGAEFRVATDIPDYVRQTLEEVPRAGFEWLGECADDWRTPWSDWISTRYEQKALREGRKPHYMTFRRI from the coding sequence ATGACCCAAGATGATGCATCGCAAAACAAACACCGCTCGGGCGCGCCATGGCGCAATTTCTATGGCCGTCTGAAAGGCAAAGGGCTGCGCGACAGCCAGCAGACCTATCTGGACGAGGATCTGGCAGCACTCAGCCCTGGCGCTGTCGGCTGGGAGGAAAATCCCGACCGCACGCCGTTGGACCTGAAGGCGCTGTTCGGTGACAAACCCGTCTGGCTGGAAACTGGTTTCGGCGGCGGCGAGCATATGGTTCATCAGGCCGCCACCTATCCCGATATGGGCATCATCGGCTGCGAGCCCTATATCAACGGCGTCGCCATGCTTTTGGGCAAGATCCGTGATGCAGGCTGCGAAAACGTCGCGGTGCATCCGGGGGACGTGCGCGATCTTTTCGATGTGCTTCCGCCCGAAAGCATCGACAAGGCGTTTCTGCTCTATCCCGACCCGTGGCCCAAGAAACGTCACCACCGCCGCCGCTTTGTGACGCCGGAATACCTTGAACCTTTCCACAAGGTCCTGAAACCCGGTGCCGAGTTCCGCGTTGCCACCGACATTCCCGACTATGTGCGCCAAACGCTGGAAGAAGTCCCGCGCGCGGGCTTCGAATGGCTGGGCGAATGCGCCGATGACTGGCGCACCCCGTGGAGCGACTGGATTTCAACCCGCTACGAACAAAAGGCGCTGCGTGAAGGCCGGAAGCCGCATTACATGACCTTCCGCCGGATCTGA
- the aroA gene encoding 3-phosphoshikimate 1-carboxyvinyltransferase, whose product MSGHGPAIPMTARKSGPLKGTANVPGDKSISHRSLILGAMAVGETNITGLLEGEDVLGTADAMRAFGADVERLGEGEWRVNGVGVGGFAEPEDVIDCGNAGTGVRLIMGAMATSPITATFTGDASLRSRPMGRVTDPIALFGAQSYGREGGRIPMTIVGAREPVNVTYTTPMASAQVKSAVLLAGLNVPGKTVVIEKEATRDHTERMLAGFGAEITVEDTDEGHKITLTGQPELKPQTITVPRDPSSAAFPVCAALIVPGSDVLVPNIGLNPTRAGLFYTLQDMGADLKFENERLEGGEPVADLRAKYSPNMKGIVVPPERAASMIDEYPILSVVASFATGKTDMPGVHELRVKESDRIDAMAKGLRAAGITVDEGEDWWSVEGLGPDGVPGGCTVATVLDHRIAMSFACLGFASQKPINLDDGGPIATSFPVFEPLMSGLGAQIVRSNG is encoded by the coding sequence ATGTCCGGCCACGGCCCCGCCATCCCCATGACCGCCCGCAAATCCGGCCCTCTGAAGGGCACGGCCAATGTGCCGGGGGACAAGTCGATCAGCCACCGCTCGCTGATCCTTGGAGCCATGGCCGTGGGCGAGACCAACATTACGGGCCTTTTGGAAGGCGAAGACGTACTGGGAACAGCCGACGCAATGCGTGCCTTTGGTGCTGACGTCGAACGTCTGGGTGAGGGCGAATGGCGTGTGAATGGCGTCGGCGTCGGTGGCTTTGCTGAACCCGAGGACGTGATCGACTGCGGCAACGCGGGCACCGGTGTGCGTCTGATCATGGGCGCGATGGCGACCTCTCCGATCACGGCGACCTTCACGGGCGACGCATCCCTGCGTTCGCGCCCGATGGGCCGCGTGACCGATCCCATCGCGCTGTTTGGCGCACAAAGCTATGGGCGCGAGGGTGGTCGCATCCCGATGACCATCGTCGGCGCACGCGAACCTGTCAACGTGACCTACACCACGCCGATGGCTTCGGCGCAGGTGAAATCAGCCGTGCTGCTTGCTGGCCTGAACGTGCCGGGAAAGACCGTGGTGATCGAGAAAGAAGCCACCCGCGACCACACCGAACGGATGCTCGCGGGCTTTGGCGCTGAGATCACGGTCGAGGATACCGACGAGGGCCACAAGATCACTCTGACCGGCCAGCCCGAGTTGAAGCCGCAAACCATCACGGTTCCGCGCGACCCAAGCTCGGCTGCGTTCCCCGTTTGCGCGGCGCTAATCGTGCCCGGATCGGACGTGCTGGTCCCCAATATCGGCCTGAACCCAACACGTGCGGGTCTGTTCTATACACTGCAAGACATGGGTGCCGACCTAAAGTTCGAGAACGAACGCCTTGAGGGCGGCGAGCCCGTCGCCGATCTGCGTGCGAAATACTCGCCCAACATGAAGGGCATCGTGGTTCCGCCGGAACGCGCGGCCAGCATGATCGACGAATACCCGATCCTGTCCGTCGTAGCGTCTTTTGCGACCGGCAAGACTGACATGCCCGGCGTGCACGAGCTGCGCGTGAAGGAAAGTGACCGGATCGATGCCATGGCCAAAGGCCTGCGCGCCGCTGGTATCACCGTGGACGAAGGCGAAGATTGGTGGAGCGTCGAGGGCCTTGGCCCCGATGGCGTCCCCGGTGGCTGCACTGTCGCCACTGTCTTGGACCACCGCATAGCGATGAGCTTTGCTTGTCTGGGCTTCGCATCGCAAAAGCCGATCAATCTGGACGATGGTGGCCCCATCGCCACTAGCTTCCCGGTGTTCGAGCCGCTGATGTCTGGCCTTGGCGCGCAAATCGTACGCAGCAACGGATGA
- a CDS encoding (d)CMP kinase: MTFIVAIDGPAAAGKGTISKAVAAHFGFAHLDTGLLYRAVGAKTLTGADPIDAAKTLTPADMQGDLRTPDVAQAASKVAVIAEVRAALVDFQRSFAACDGGAVLDGRDIGTVICPSADVKLFVTASAEVRAERRFLELSAKDHDVTREQVLADVIARDKRDSEREEAPLKPAADAVIIDTSDLSIEDAVARAVAQIDAKR, from the coding sequence ATGACATTCATCGTAGCAATTGACGGCCCTGCCGCTGCGGGCAAGGGGACAATTTCCAAAGCAGTCGCTGCACATTTCGGATTTGCGCATCTGGATACCGGCCTGCTTTATCGTGCCGTTGGGGCGAAGACCCTGACGGGTGCTGATCCGATTGACGCCGCCAAGACGCTAACCCCTGCAGATATGCAAGGCGATCTGCGCACGCCCGACGTAGCGCAGGCGGCCTCGAAAGTCGCTGTGATTGCCGAGGTGCGCGCCGCGCTTGTGGACTTCCAGCGCAGTTTCGCTGCTTGTGACGGTGGTGCGGTGCTGGATGGGCGCGATATCGGCACGGTGATCTGCCCGAGCGCAGACGTGAAGCTTTTCGTCACAGCCAGCGCCGAAGTGCGTGCCGAGCGCCGTTTTTTAGAGCTCTCCGCCAAAGACCACGATGTCACCCGTGAGCAAGTGTTGGCCGACGTGATCGCCCGCGACAAACGTGACAGCGAACGGGAAGAGGCGCCTTTGAAACCCGCCGCGGATGCAGTGATCATCGACACATCTGACCTGTCGATCGAGGACGCCGTTGCGCGGGCTGTCGCCCAGATTGACGCCAAGCGCTGA
- the rpsA gene encoding 30S ribosomal protein S1, protein MKRHMANVSMEEFEALLNESFEMDTPAEGSVVKGKVIAVEAGQAIIDVGYKMEGRVDLKEFANPGEAPEIAVGDEVEVYLRAAENARGEAVISREMARREEAWDRLEKAYADDARVEGAIFGRVKGGFTVDLGGAVAFLPGSQVDVRPVRDAGPLMGLKQPFQILKMDRRRGNIVVSRRAILEESRAEQRAEVIGNLSEGQAVDGVVKNITEYGAFVDLGGVDGLLHVTDMAWRRVNHPSEILTIGETIKVQVIKINKETHRISLGMKQLQDDPWDLVSGKYPLESVHTGRVTNITDYGAFVELEPGVEGLVHVSEMSWTKKNVHPGKIVSTSQEVEVMVLEIDGAKRRVSLGLKQTMRNPWEVFAETHPEGTEVEGEVKNITEFGLFIGLDGEIDGMVHLSDISWDQRGEEAIQDFKKGDIVKAVVSEVDTDKERISLSIKALDGDPFAEAVGGVKRGSIITVEVTAIEDGGIEVEYEGMKSFIRRSDLSRDRSEQRPERFQVGDKLDVRVTNVDSKSRRLGLSIKAREIAEEKEAVEQYGSSDSGASLGDILGAALKQD, encoded by the coding sequence ATGAAACGCCACATGGCTAACGTATCAATGGAGGAATTCGAAGCCCTCCTTAATGAAAGCTTCGAAATGGACACGCCCGCCGAGGGTTCTGTTGTCAAAGGCAAAGTCATCGCTGTTGAAGCTGGCCAAGCCATCATCGACGTAGGCTACAAGATGGAAGGCCGCGTTGATCTGAAAGAATTCGCAAACCCGGGTGAAGCCCCTGAAATCGCCGTTGGCGACGAAGTGGAAGTCTACCTGCGCGCGGCTGAAAACGCCCGCGGTGAAGCCGTTATCTCGCGTGAGATGGCCCGCCGTGAAGAAGCATGGGACCGCCTGGAAAAAGCATACGCAGACGATGCACGCGTCGAAGGCGCGATCTTCGGTCGCGTCAAAGGCGGCTTCACCGTCGATCTGGGCGGCGCTGTTGCGTTCCTGCCCGGTTCGCAGGTTGACGTACGCCCCGTACGTGACGCTGGCCCGCTGATGGGTCTGAAGCAGCCGTTCCAGATCCTGAAAATGGACCGTCGCCGTGGCAACATCGTTGTTTCGCGTCGCGCTATCCTGGAAGAATCGCGTGCCGAGCAGCGTGCCGAAGTCATCGGCAATCTGTCGGAAGGCCAAGCAGTTGACGGCGTCGTCAAGAACATCACCGAATACGGTGCGTTCGTTGACCTCGGCGGTGTTGACGGCCTGCTGCACGTCACCGACATGGCATGGCGCCGTGTAAACCACCCGTCCGAGATCCTGACGATCGGCGAAACCATCAAGGTTCAGGTCATCAAGATCAACAAAGAAACCCACCGCATCAGCCTGGGCATGAAGCAGCTGCAGGACGATCCGTGGGATCTGGTTTCTGGCAAGTACCCGCTGGAATCGGTGCACACTGGCCGCGTGACCAACATCACCGACTACGGTGCATTCGTCGAGCTGGAGCCGGGTGTCGAGGGTCTGGTACACGTTTCGGAAATGTCGTGGACCAAGAAGAACGTACACCCCGGCAAGATCGTTTCGACCTCGCAAGAAGTCGAAGTCATGGTTCTGGAAATCGACGGCGCCAAGCGTCGCGTGTCTCTGGGTCTGAAGCAGACCATGCGCAACCCGTGGGAAGTGTTTGCAGAGACACACCCCGAGGGCACCGAGGTCGAAGGCGAAGTCAAGAACATCACCGAATTCGGTCTGTTCATTGGTCTCGACGGCGAAATCGACGGCATGGTTCACCTGTCGGACATCTCGTGGGACCAGCGTGGCGAAGAAGCCATTCAGGACTTCAAGAAGGGCGACATCGTCAAAGCCGTTGTTTCGGAAGTTGACACCGACAAAGAGCGTATCTCGCTGTCGATCAAAGCTCTGGACGGCGACCCCTTCGCAGAAGCCGTTGGCGGCGTGAAGCGTGGCTCGATCATCACTGTTGAAGTGACTGCAATCGAAGATGGCGGTATCGAAGTCGAGTATGAAGGCATGAAGTCCTTCATCCGTCGCTCGGACCTGTCGCGTGACCGCTCTGAACAGCGCCCCGAGCGTTTCCAGGTTGGTGACAAGCTGGACGTTCGCGTGACCAACGTCGACTCGAAATCGCGTCGTCTGGGTCTGTCGATCAAAGCTCGCGAGATCGCAGAAGAGAAAGAAGCCGTAGAACAGTATGGTTCGTCGGATTCGGGTGCATCGCTGGGTGATATCCTGGGCGCCGCTCTGAAGCAGGACTAA
- the ihfB gene encoding integration host factor subunit beta produces MIRSELIQKIADENPHLYQRDVERIVNTIFEEIIEAMARGDRVELRGFGAFSVKQRDARIGRNPRTGESVQVEEKHVPFFKTGKLLRDRLNGK; encoded by the coding sequence ATGATCCGGTCTGAACTGATCCAGAAGATCGCGGATGAAAACCCGCACCTCTATCAGCGTGACGTTGAGCGCATTGTGAACACCATTTTCGAAGAGATCATTGAAGCCATGGCTCGTGGCGATCGGGTCGAACTGCGCGGCTTTGGCGCATTTTCGGTGAAGCAAAGAGATGCTCGTATTGGACGTAACCCGCGTACGGGCGAGTCGGTCCAAGTCGAAGAAAAGCATGTTCCGTTTTTCAAGACCGGCAAGCTGTTGCGGGATCGACTGAACGGCAAATAA
- a CDS encoding LapA family protein, with the protein MRYIRYAFLAALGVVLITVALANRDSVTLNILPGELSGFLGWSWSISLPLFVIIFGSVVAGILIGFVWEWLREHKLRAEGARNRRERDQLAREVKTLREPKARTGDDVLALLDKTS; encoded by the coding sequence ATGCGGTATATCCGTTACGCCTTTCTGGCGGCACTTGGTGTTGTGTTGATCACGGTGGCGCTGGCCAACCGCGACAGTGTGACGTTGAATATTCTGCCCGGCGAATTGTCGGGTTTCTTGGGATGGAGCTGGTCCATCTCACTTCCGCTTTTCGTGATAATCTTTGGCAGCGTCGTGGCGGGTATCCTGATCGGCTTTGTCTGGGAATGGCTGCGTGAACACAAGCTGCGCGCGGAAGGTGCGCGTAACCGCCGCGAACGCGACCAACTTGCGCGCGAGGTGAAAACCCTGCGTGAACCCAAGGCCCGCACCGGCGACGATGTTCTGGCCTTGTTGGACAAGACCAGCTGA
- a CDS encoding phosphoribosylanthranilate isomerase: MNISVKICGLKDPAQLAAAVEAGARYIGFNFFPKSPRSVTVAQAAELMLDVPMGVAKVALVVNMDDAGIEEIVNGTTTDMIQLHGSESPERVAEVKARFGLPVIKAIGIAGPDDVVQIEQYAGAADQLLIDAKAPKGADLPGGNGIAFDWRLVQRKYWPCPWMLAGGLTPDNVAEAIRLTGAKQVDVSSGVESAPGVKDPALVRAFISNALSATE; this comes from the coding sequence ATGAACATCTCAGTTAAGATTTGCGGGTTAAAAGATCCCGCTCAGCTTGCGGCTGCGGTCGAGGCCGGCGCGCGCTATATCGGGTTCAATTTTTTCCCCAAAAGCCCGCGCTCGGTCACGGTCGCGCAGGCGGCCGAGCTGATGCTGGACGTCCCCATGGGCGTGGCGAAGGTTGCGCTGGTCGTGAACATGGACGATGCCGGGATCGAAGAGATCGTGAACGGTACTACGACGGACATGATCCAACTTCACGGCTCGGAAAGCCCGGAGCGCGTGGCCGAGGTCAAGGCGCGCTTTGGCCTGCCGGTGATCAAGGCCATCGGCATTGCCGGGCCAGACGATGTTGTGCAGATCGAGCAGTATGCCGGGGCTGCGGATCAGCTGCTGATCGACGCCAAGGCCCCCAAGGGTGCGGATCTGCCCGGCGGCAACGGAATCGCCTTCGACTGGCGTCTGGTGCAGCGCAAATACTGGCCCTGCCCATGGATGCTGGCAGGCGGCCTGACCCCAGACAACGTGGCCGAGGCGATCCGTCTGACGGGCGCCAAGCAGGTGGACGTGTCCTCGGGCGTGGAAAGTGCGCCTGGTGTGAAAGATCCCGCCTTGGTGCGGGCGTTCATTTCGAACGCACTGTCTGCAACGGAATAG
- the trpB gene encoding tryptophan synthase subunit beta, translating to MANDLFNSFMNGPDEKGRFGDFGGRFVSETLMPLILDLEAEYEKAKTDDSFWAEMNDLWTHYVGRPSPLYFAEGLTEHLGGAKVYMKRDELNHTGAHKINNVLGQILLARRMGKTRIIAETGAGQHGVATATVCAKFGLKCIVYMGAHDVQRQAPNVFRMRLLGAEVVAVESGRGTLKDAMNDALRDWVTNVADTFYCIGTAAGPHPYPAMVRDFQSIIGKETKEQMQKAEGRLPDTIIAAIGGGSNAIGLFYPFLDDDSVNIIGVEAGGKGVNDDMEHCASLTGGRPGVLHGNRTFLLQDDDGQILDGYSISAGLDYPGIGPEHSWLHEIGRAEYVAITDKEALDAFQLCCSTEGIIPALEPCHALAHVAKIAPKLPKDHIICMNMCGRGDKDIFTVAKYLGFDMSDTEGRDAD from the coding sequence ATGGCCAACGATCTTTTTAACAGCTTTATGAACGGTCCTGATGAAAAGGGCCGGTTTGGCGACTTCGGCGGACGCTTTGTGTCCGAGACACTGATGCCGCTGATCCTCGATCTCGAGGCCGAGTACGAGAAGGCTAAGACCGACGACAGTTTCTGGGCCGAGATGAACGATCTGTGGACCCACTATGTCGGCCGTCCCAGCCCGCTGTATTTCGCTGAAGGCCTGACCGAGCATCTGGGCGGCGCCAAGGTCTATATGAAGCGGGACGAGCTGAACCACACCGGCGCGCATAAGATCAACAACGTGCTGGGTCAGATCCTGCTGGCCCGCCGCATGGGCAAGACCCGCATCATCGCGGAAACCGGTGCCGGTCAGCACGGCGTTGCCACAGCCACCGTCTGCGCCAAGTTCGGCCTGAAATGCATCGTTTATATGGGCGCCCATGACGTACAGCGTCAGGCCCCGAACGTGTTCCGTATGCGCCTTCTGGGGGCCGAGGTTGTGGCCGTCGAAAGCGGTCGCGGCACCTTGAAAGACGCGATGAACGACGCGCTGCGCGATTGGGTGACGAACGTGGCCGACACGTTCTATTGCATTGGCACGGCGGCTGGTCCGCACCCCTATCCGGCCATGGTCCGCGACTTCCAGTCGATCATCGGCAAAGAAACCAAAGAGCAAATGCAGAAGGCCGAGGGCCGTTTGCCTGATACGATCATTGCGGCCATTGGTGGCGGCTCGAACGCCATCGGCCTGTTCTATCCGTTCCTTGACGATGACAGCGTGAACATCATTGGCGTCGAAGCCGGCGGCAAGGGTGTAAATGACGATATGGAGCATTGTGCATCCCTGACCGGCGGACGCCCCGGCGTGCTGCATGGCAACCGCACTTTCCTGCTGCAGGATGATGATGGGCAGATCCTGGACGGCTACTCGATCTCGGCAGGTTTGGACTATCCGGGCATCGGGCCGGAACATAGCTGGCTGCACGAAATTGGCCGCGCCGAGTATGTGGCGATCACCGACAAGGAAGCGCTGGACGCGTTCCAGTTGTGCTGCTCGACCGAGGGCATCATCCCCGCGCTGGAACCCTGCCACGCACTGGCCCACGTCGCGAAGATCGCGCCGAAGCTGCCGAAGGATCACATTATCTGCATGAACATGTGCGGACGTGGCGACAAGGACATCTTCACCGTCGCCAAATATCTGGGCTTTGATATGTCGGATACCGAAGGGCGCGACGCGGATTAA